The DNA sequence ATTTCGGTGGATGACCAAAGCATCGCCTATCATTTAGGCAACCTGATTACCTACATTGTAGCCTTTTTAGGGCCCGGGCTGCTGATGGCAGCAGTGGTGGGCATTCCTGCCAAGGCGGCGATCCCCCGCAAGCCGGTTCCGGCAGGGCTGATTGCGGCGGCCGCCTGTGTGAATCTGGCTGTTGTGGTGGGCGGAGTATCCCTGGCCAGCATGCTTTCAGTATTTCTGGAAAGTGTGTTTGGGCTTGTGCCTACCATGGCGGATATCAGCCTGCCGGAAGATCCGGTGGGCATTCTTCTGAACTTTGCTCTTATTGGCATTGTAGCCCCCATTTGTGAGGAGCTGGTATTCCGTGGTGTTGTCATGCAGTCTCTGCGGCGTTTCGGAGATGGCTTCGCACTGATCGGTTCCTCCATTTTGTTTTCCTTTGCCCACGGCAATCTGGTGCAGGGGCCCAATGCTTTTATATCCGGTCTGGTGATGGGATATTTTGTGCTGCGCACCGGCTCTGTTGCAACGGGCATCTGGATGCATCTGGTCAACAACAGCTTAGCGATGATTTTTGAGCTGCTGCTGCGCAGCATTCCCGGTGGCGACAGCCTTTATGGCTTGATGCTGCTGTTCTATCTGGCATTGGGTGCAGCAGGCTTCTTGTGGATGCGGCTGCGGTATCCTAACTTTTATGTTTCGCTGCCCCGCCGCCTGCCTGTATCGGAAGGCTGGAAATATAAGCACTTTTTCACCACGCCCGGTTTTATTCTCTATTTTCTGGCGGTGCTGGGCATTACAATGGTGAATTTCCAGTAGTGGCAATACCTTTATTTAATGCCTACTGAACAATTCAAAAATGTAGCAATAGCAATACTTTAACGGCGTTTTTGAATTGTTTAGGTGCAAGGTTTTTTGCCGAATATGACAAAAAACCTTGCACAAGGGATTTGCGGCGTGTGTCCGCAAATCCTTTCAGGGCAGCCAACCAATGGTTCTGAAACGGCAAAATAGGCCTATTTTGCCGTCAGACAGAGCAAAAGTCGCTCTGTCTGCAAATGCGCTTCGCAAAACGCATTTGTTCAGTGGACATTATTTAAACGGGAGGCAGACAGGATGTTTGACCCCAAGGCTACACCCAATCATCGCTTTATGACACTGGCTTTGGAGCAGGCTAAGCGTGCCCTTTCTCTGGGAGAAATCCCGGTGGGAGCGGTTATCGTGCAAAATGGAGAGGTCATCGCCACCGGCTATAACCGGCGGGAAACCGATCAATCCGCTGTGGCTCACGCAGAGCTTTTGGCCATTCAAACTGCCTGTGAAAAGCTGGGAAGCTGGCGGCTTCGCAATTGCCGCCTGTATGTAACACTGGAGCCCTGCCCCATGTGTGCCGGTGCTATCCTGAATGCCCAGCTGGAGCGGGTAATTTTCGGTGCTTACAACCTGCAAACCGGCTGTATGGGCTCGCTGGTGAATTTAGCGGAGCTTCCCTTCAATCATCGGCCGGAGGTTTATGGTGGTGTGCTGGAGGAACCTTGCCAACAGCTTATGGATACTTTTTTCGCTCAACTGCGTAAATGATCTTACAAAAGCAAAGCCCCGCCTAGTAGAGGGAACAACTTCTCCCACAGGCGGGTCCTTTTATTTGATTTTATTCGTTCTAATAGAGCCCTGCGGCCTTCCAGCCCAGATGCAAAACATTGGATGAAGCCAGATTGCGGATAATCTCCCGCTCCTGCTTATAGCCACGGCTCAGGCGCAGCTCCACCACCGTTTCCAGCTTATCGCAGGAAACTGCAATGTAAACAAGGCCCACGGGTTTTTCCTCGGTACCGCCCTCCGGCCCGGCAACACCGGTGGTGGAAAGGCCGATATCCGCACCGGCAAGAGCCCGAACCCCTCTGGCCATCTCAAGGGCTGTCTCCTGTGAAACAGCGCCATGGTCAGCCAAGGCTTGAGCGCTGACACCCAGCACCTTTTCCTTAATGGCATTTTCATAGGCGCAGATGCCGCAGCCAAAAACCTGCGAGCTTCCGCTGACCTCTGTAATCCGCTTGGAGACCCAGCCACCGGTGCAGCTTTCAGCTGTTGCCACCGTGAGCTTCTTTTCCATTAAGCGCTGAACCAGCGCATTTTGCAGGGTCTGCACATCCACACCGTAAACATACTCCGGGAATACGCCGCAGATTTCCTCAATCATAGGCTGTGCAAGACGGTTGGCCTCCTCGAAATTGGCTCCGCTGGCGGTAACCCGAACCAGCACCTCCCCTTCCTTAGCATAGGGAGCGGCCGTGGGATTGGTGTTGTTGACCATGGTTTCCCGCAGGCGTTCCTCCATAGCGGATTCACCAATGCCAAACATATGGACCGTATGGGAAACCAATGTTGTCTTGGCTTTTTTCTGCAAATAGGGCAAAACCTGACTCTGGAACATGGAGGTCATTTCCCGAGGCGGGCCGGGGAGCATAATGGCAATCTTTTCACTGCCTTCCAGCTGGCCCTCTACAGCCAATCCAGGGGCAGTGCCTGCCTCGTTGGGGAACACAACGGCGCCCTTGGGCATATAAGCCTGCTTTTTGTTGTTATCGGTCATGGGGCGGCCGACCTTGTGAAAAAAGCAGGTCATCGATTTGAGGGAAGGCTCATGCAGCTCCATTTCCCGGCCAAAAAACTCGGCTACTGTTTCTTTGGTCAAATCATCGTAGGTAGGGCCAAGGCCGCCGGTCATGATCACCATATCCGAGCGGGAAAGGCTCAGAGCCAGAACCTCCTTGAGGCGCTGGGGATTATCACCCACAACGGTCTGGTAATAGCAGTTAAAGCCGCAAAGGGCCAGCTCTTTGGAAAGA is a window from the Oscillospiraceae bacterium MB08-C2-2 genome containing:
- a CDS encoding CPBP family intramembrane glutamic endopeptidase, with the translated sequence MNENQVPGASYSSAPEGSPYPNPQQQFRKMLRGNSNTVGFGLLLNIVISLFLPVLLGFGAGFISLDIDTLSISVDDQSIAYHLGNLITYIVAFLGPGLLMAAVVGIPAKAAIPRKPVPAGLIAAAACVNLAVVVGGVSLASMLSVFLESVFGLVPTMADISLPEDPVGILLNFALIGIVAPICEELVFRGVVMQSLRRFGDGFALIGSSILFSFAHGNLVQGPNAFISGLVMGYFVLRTGSVATGIWMHLVNNSLAMIFELLLRSIPGGDSLYGLMLLFYLALGAAGFLWMRLRYPNFYVSLPRRLPVSEGWKYKHFFTTPGFILYFLAVLGITMVNFQ
- a CDS encoding nucleoside deaminase produces the protein MFDPKATPNHRFMTLALEQAKRALSLGEIPVGAVIVQNGEVIATGYNRRETDQSAVAHAELLAIQTACEKLGSWRLRNCRLYVTLEPCPMCAGAILNAQLERVIFGAYNLQTGCMGSLVNLAELPFNHRPEVYGGVLEEPCQQLMDTFFAQLRK
- a CDS encoding competence/damage-inducible protein A is translated as MNVEILCVGTEILLGDIVNTNAAYLSKELALCGFNCYYQTVVGDNPQRLKEVLALSLSRSDMVIMTGGLGPTYDDLTKETVAEFFGREMELHEPSLKSMTCFFHKVGRPMTDNNKKQAYMPKGAVVFPNEAGTAPGLAVEGQLEGSEKIAIMLPGPPREMTSMFQSQVLPYLQKKAKTTLVSHTVHMFGIGESAMEERLRETMVNNTNPTAAPYAKEGEVLVRVTASGANFEEANRLAQPMIEEICGVFPEYVYGVDVQTLQNALVQRLMEKKLTVATAESCTGGWVSKRITEVSGSSQVFGCGICAYENAIKEKVLGVSAQALADHGAVSQETALEMARGVRALAGADIGLSTTGVAGPEGGTEEKPVGLVYIAVSCDKLETVVELRLSRGYKQEREIIRNLASSNVLHLGWKAAGLY